A portion of the Leptospira noumeaensis genome contains these proteins:
- the nadA gene encoding quinolinate synthase NadA — protein MSLVTKDQLVQKLNPIYLPHEIEERIIPLAEEINRLKKEKNAVILGHNYMTPDVFWGVSDIIGDSLYLSKMAKETKADMILFNGVHFMAETAKILSPEKRVLIADMKAGCSLAEAITRDDVKALKKKYPGVPVVTYVNCSAEVKAETDVCCTSANALQIVNAVEGDTVIFLPDEYLAGNVRNHTTKTIISHPGRCMVHEMYTPEDIKSAKRLFSGDLTVITHPECHEDVVKEADFSGSTSQMVDFIRQSKTNKIMLVTECSMGDNLRAEFPEKEFVSTCQTCPHMKKITLEKVRDALLKEQYEIFLDEEVIRLAQKSVNRMLELSYKK, from the coding sequence ATGTCATTAGTTACTAAAGACCAGTTGGTTCAAAAGTTAAATCCTATTTATCTTCCGCATGAAATTGAAGAAAGGATCATTCCTTTAGCGGAAGAAATTAACCGCCTCAAAAAAGAAAAAAACGCAGTCATTCTTGGTCATAATTATATGACACCCGATGTATTTTGGGGTGTGTCTGATATTATTGGAGATTCATTGTATCTTTCCAAAATGGCAAAGGAAACCAAAGCCGATATGATCCTTTTTAATGGGGTTCATTTTATGGCTGAAACTGCCAAAATTTTATCTCCTGAAAAAAGAGTGTTAATTGCAGATATGAAAGCTGGTTGTTCTTTGGCTGAAGCCATCACAAGAGACGATGTCAAAGCACTCAAAAAAAAATACCCAGGTGTTCCCGTAGTTACGTATGTCAACTGTTCGGCGGAAGTAAAAGCAGAAACTGATGTATGTTGTACTTCTGCCAATGCTTTACAAATTGTAAACGCTGTGGAAGGGGATACTGTAATTTTTTTACCGGATGAATATTTGGCAGGGAATGTTCGTAATCATACAACAAAAACCATCATTTCTCATCCCGGTCGTTGTATGGTTCATGAAATGTACACACCTGAGGACATTAAGTCCGCAAAACGTTTGTTTTCTGGCGATTTGACTGTCATCACACATCCAGAATGCCACGAAGATGTTGTGAAAGAAGCTGATTTTTCTGGTTCTACTTCACAAATGGTGGATTTCATTCGCCAAAGTAAAACAAACAAAATTATGTTAGTGACAGAGTGTTCGATGGGAGACAACCTGCGAGCCGAGTTCCCGGAAAAAGAATTTGTCTCCACTTGTCAAACCTGTCCGCATATGAAAAAAATTACTTTGGAAAAAGTAAGAGACGCACTTCTCAAAGAACAATATGAAATCTTTTTGGATGAAGAAGTGATTCGTCTCGCACAAAAGTCTGTGAATCGAATGTTAGAATTGAGTTATAAAAAGTAG
- the ispF gene encoding 2-C-methyl-D-erythritol 2,4-cyclodiphosphate synthase, which translates to MFRVGNGIDFHKLIHEPFRPLILAGVEIKSEFAFLGHSDADIVLHAVADAILGALALGDIGVHFPDTDPQYKNMKSTRIIDKCLELIAEKKFKLVNVDCTYVGDHPKINPIRAELNESLAKITKLPLDCVSIKATTSEGMGSLGRSEGAMVMATVLLESTKAKS; encoded by the coding sequence ATGTTTAGAGTTGGAAACGGAATCGATTTTCATAAATTAATCCATGAACCTTTTCGGCCGCTCATACTTGCCGGTGTAGAGATAAAATCAGAATTTGCCTTTCTTGGCCATAGCGATGCTGATATCGTCTTACATGCAGTGGCAGATGCCATTCTTGGAGCTTTGGCTCTCGGTGACATTGGGGTTCATTTTCCAGATACAGATCCTCAGTATAAAAATATGAAGTCCACTCGTATCATTGATAAATGTTTAGAACTCATCGCAGAAAAAAAGTTCAAACTTGTGAATGTTGATTGTACTTATGTGGGGGATCATCCTAAAATCAATCCGATTCGTGCAGAACTGAACGAATCTTTGGCAAAAATCACCAAATTACCGTTAGACTGTGTTTCGATTAAGGCAACTACTTCGGAGGGGATGGGTTCTCTCGGTCGTAGTGAAGGTGCCATGGTGATGGCCACCGTTTTACTCGAAAGTACTAAGGCAAAATCTTAG
- a CDS encoding SpoIIE family protein phosphatase, with protein MYLRENHLSRHNNPFPEILDDTVYVRILKDPNYWISQDLEDKIIQIIAQSLDISGILYHLGTESLITNAYDLLPLDDSRIDLEEMIQRLPILIGRLTRAVYLNVKPVADHKVLFIFKYLPEYQEKWYDAVFFQGMLNGLAVLFELKTFTIRMTKTRLFGIHVSHKELGEDIQFGADSNEYELEWLEDKMFLSRSRLTKDDVSNRHRVMVTSRSDSHLEEISIVDVKDVVRKSRELAIENRDLEAAVEVLKSFKQELEKKQLSMAKDLRLAKNIQKGLIPEIIPDWNGIQFWTGFTPMQEVSGDYYDYFPYNMDKLGVAVCDVSGHGVPAAFITALSKLLFSNYKKPKPSETFKLINRELLDLVKQQGYTTCVYVLIHDDYKVLYSVAGHPRPILFRAKTNKAEICEGDGTFLGMFPDAGETFMDFQIQLEPGDKLFLYTDGLTEAENDKGDAFGETKLIEIIESCKEKSIQETVENILSIHKEFTMGTDPMDDITLLGLQLSPRLPEFKTIKSKGDAAYQNKQFSEAVTFYEKAHQILPRDLDTQLLYGKALAYSRSFEKAIQLLESYNKFKTNHFKSHSVLGYCYYQMEMFEKAELEWKKAHSISDANLSNLCNLAQVYAKLNEKKKMKDVIQKIKSIEKSYLHILPLEKKWESLPDE; from the coding sequence GTGTACCTACGCGAAAATCATCTTTCGCGCCACAACAATCCATTTCCTGAAATTTTAGATGATACCGTTTACGTTCGGATCCTGAAAGATCCTAATTATTGGATCTCACAAGACTTAGAAGATAAAATCATTCAAATCATCGCCCAATCTTTGGACATTTCAGGAATTTTATACCACCTGGGAACAGAAAGCCTCATCACCAATGCGTATGATTTATTACCACTTGATGATTCAAGAATTGATTTAGAGGAAATGATCCAAAGGTTGCCCATTTTGATTGGTCGACTAACACGTGCAGTGTATTTAAACGTAAAACCTGTTGCGGATCATAAAGTTTTATTTATCTTCAAGTATTTACCGGAATACCAAGAGAAATGGTATGATGCTGTTTTTTTTCAAGGAATGTTAAACGGTTTAGCAGTTCTTTTCGAACTTAAAACGTTTACGATCCGAATGACAAAAACTCGACTTTTTGGAATCCACGTTTCACATAAAGAGTTAGGTGAAGACATTCAGTTTGGGGCCGATTCCAATGAATATGAATTGGAGTGGTTGGAAGACAAAATGTTTTTGTCTAGGTCTCGTTTGACTAAAGACGATGTATCAAACCGCCATCGGGTTATGGTGACTTCACGTTCGGATTCTCATTTAGAAGAAATTTCCATTGTCGATGTCAAGGATGTGGTAAGAAAGTCAAGAGAACTTGCCATTGAAAATAGGGATTTAGAAGCGGCAGTCGAAGTATTAAAATCTTTCAAACAAGAGTTAGAGAAAAAACAACTTTCCATGGCAAAAGACTTACGTCTGGCAAAAAACATTCAAAAAGGATTAATTCCAGAAATTATCCCTGATTGGAATGGAATTCAGTTTTGGACTGGGTTTACGCCGATGCAAGAAGTCAGTGGCGATTATTATGATTATTTTCCGTATAATATGGATAAGTTGGGAGTTGCTGTTTGTGACGTGTCTGGTCACGGGGTTCCTGCTGCCTTTATTACTGCACTTTCTAAGTTATTATTTTCAAATTATAAAAAACCAAAACCATCAGAAACATTCAAACTGATTAACCGAGAGTTGTTGGATTTAGTCAAACAACAAGGTTACACAACTTGTGTTTATGTTTTGATTCATGATGATTACAAAGTTTTGTATTCCGTTGCTGGACATCCAAGACCAATATTATTTCGCGCCAAAACAAACAAGGCAGAAATTTGTGAAGGAGATGGAACCTTTCTTGGAATGTTTCCGGATGCTGGTGAAACCTTTATGGATTTCCAAATCCAATTGGAACCAGGAGATAAATTATTTTTATACACAGATGGTCTGACAGAAGCAGAAAATGATAAAGGAGATGCTTTTGGAGAAACCAAACTCATTGAAATTATAGAATCTTGTAAAGAAAAATCAATCCAAGAAACAGTAGAGAACATTCTTAGCATCCACAAAGAATTTACCATGGGAACAGATCCGATGGACGATATTACGCTTCTTGGCCTTCAGTTATCTCCTCGGTTACCCGAATTCAAAACGATTAAATCAAAAGGTGATGCAGCCTATCAAAATAAACAATTTTCAGAAGCAGTTACTTTTTATGAAAAAGCGCATCAAATTTTGCCACGTGATTTAGACACACAACTTTTGTATGGAAAGGCTTTGGCTTATAGTCGAAGTTTTGAAAAGGCCATACAATTGTTAGAATCTTATAATAAATTCAAAACCAACCATTTTAAATCACATTCTGTTTTAGGTTATTGTTATTACCAAATGGAAATGTTTGAAAAAGCGGAACTCGAATGGAAAAAAGCACACTCCATAAGCGATGCAAATTTATCTAATTTATGTAACTTGGCTCAAGTTTATGCAAAGTTAAATGAAAAGAAAAAAATGAAAGATGTCATTCAAAAGATAAAATCAATTGAAAAGTCGTATCTCCACATCCTTCCACTTGAAAAAAAGTGGGAATCTTTGCCCGATGAATAA
- a CDS encoding carotenoid 1,2-hydratase codes for MNKIKILVLSLCFFHFSFPKDHSFHSDYGLEWCYFVGFVESTSGNSYGYELSFFRLKFSDAEEWNAELFPVHFAISDFSSKKHHTSQTIKRTIGDLAGYTDKTIYSGGYHLKIISKDRFHISAESKSKDLSLDLELIGNGKILVHGKEGLSIKSNRNPNIFSYYYSYPRLKTLGTLSVNGKKETIVSGSSWMDHEWSEKNAKSIPSLATGNTSWDWICLSDDFGGDYVFFRFRESETDPPEIFGTYRNSEGKVTSWTEPGQIQMEAIGTQWKSSKTKIEYPLHWKIQYPGGEWMVSPIFNEQEFDGTKSTRTIYWEGGVSAMDSIQKKSAKGYLELKGYKKPKEWWEF; via the coding sequence ATGAATAAAATTAAAATCTTAGTTTTATCACTCTGTTTTTTTCATTTTAGTTTTCCTAAAGACCATAGTTTTCATTCTGATTATGGGTTGGAGTGGTGTTATTTTGTTGGATTTGTGGAATCAACTTCTGGAAATTCGTATGGTTATGAACTTTCTTTTTTCCGATTGAAATTTTCAGACGCGGAAGAATGGAATGCCGAACTTTTCCCTGTGCATTTTGCGATTTCTGATTTTTCTTCGAAAAAACATCATACATCTCAGACCATTAAACGAACCATAGGTGATCTTGCCGGTTATACGGACAAAACCATTTATAGTGGTGGATATCATTTAAAAATCATTTCAAAAGATAGGTTTCATATTTCTGCCGAATCAAAGTCAAAAGATTTAAGTTTGGACTTAGAATTAATTGGAAATGGAAAAATTCTTGTCCATGGCAAAGAGGGATTATCCATCAAATCGAACCGAAATCCAAATATATTTTCGTATTACTACAGTTATCCGAGATTAAAAACTTTGGGAACACTCTCGGTCAATGGAAAAAAAGAAACCATTGTTTCTGGAAGTTCTTGGATGGACCACGAATGGAGCGAAAAAAATGCAAAATCCATTCCGAGCCTTGCCACGGGAAATACCAGTTGGGATTGGATTTGTTTATCCGATGATTTCGGCGGAGATTATGTTTTTTTCCGGTTTCGCGAATCGGAAACAGATCCTCCTGAAATATTTGGAACTTATCGCAATTCAGAAGGAAAAGTCACTTCCTGGACGGAACCAGGTCAGATCCAAATGGAGGCCATTGGAACCCAATGGAAAAGTTCCAAAACAAAAATTGAATACCCTTTACACTGGAAAATTCAATATCCCGGTGGCGAATGGATGGTTTCTCCCATTTTCAATGAACAAGAGTTTGATGGAACTAAATCTACTAGAACCATTTATTGGGAAGGTGGGGTGAGTGCAATGGATTCAATTCAAAAAAAGTCTGCCAAAGGATATTTAGAATTGAAAGGTTATAAAAAACCGAAAGAGTGGTGGGAGTTCTAA
- a CDS encoding ABC transporter permease subunit, whose protein sequence is MWKYFLKRFLLIFPTLLGITFLVFLISHFAPGGPLNSEIAKLKGSGNLAGASTKQISKEEIELIKQRLHLDKPAPVAYLFWLKQIVQFDLGESRLHSRKVSDLIVEKLPVSLFFGLSGFFLTYLICIPLGIQKALKEGSRFDFVSSFIIFFTYSLPVFAFAMLLLYLFASGEVFSFFPLGHEVSDFYEDLSFWGKVNDRLAHMFLPVICYVVGSFAVLTLLMKNSLLDQIAKEYVRTAVSKGLSFSDSIFRHAFRNSLIPIATGFGSNLTLIFSGSLFIELVFNIDGMGLLSFEAVRERDTDLMMGLLLAQSFLGLIGKIVSDFCYILIDPRIDFE, encoded by the coding sequence ATGTGGAAATATTTTTTAAAACGGTTTTTGCTCATCTTTCCTACCCTACTTGGAATCACTTTCCTTGTTTTTTTAATTTCCCATTTTGCTCCTGGGGGTCCACTCAATAGCGAAATTGCAAAATTAAAAGGTTCTGGGAATTTGGCTGGAGCTTCCACCAAACAAATTTCAAAGGAAGAAATTGAACTCATCAAACAAAGACTTCATTTGGACAAACCAGCACCTGTGGCCTATCTATTTTGGTTGAAACAAATTGTTCAATTTGATTTAGGTGAATCCCGTTTGCATTCCAGAAAAGTTTCTGATCTCATTGTAGAAAAACTTCCTGTTTCCCTTTTTTTTGGGCTTTCAGGATTCTTTTTAACTTATCTGATTTGTATTCCTTTGGGAATCCAAAAGGCCTTAAAAGAAGGCAGTCGGTTTGATTTCGTTTCTAGTTTCATCATCTTTTTTACTTATTCCCTTCCTGTTTTCGCCTTTGCCATGTTACTTTTGTATTTGTTTGCTTCGGGTGAAGTGTTTTCCTTTTTTCCCTTGGGGCACGAAGTATCAGATTTTTATGAAGACTTAAGTTTTTGGGGAAAAGTAAACGATAGACTTGCTCATATGTTTTTACCTGTGATCTGTTATGTGGTCGGAAGTTTTGCTGTCCTTACCTTACTCATGAAAAATAGCCTACTCGATCAAATTGCAAAGGAATATGTTCGCACTGCTGTTTCCAAAGGACTTAGTTTTTCTGATTCCATCTTTCGCCATGCTTTCCGCAATTCTCTCATTCCCATTGCCACAGGATTTGGAAGTAACTTAACATTGATATTCTCTGGATCTTTGTTCATTGAACTTGTTTTTAATATTGATGGAATGGGACTTCTTAGTTTTGAAGCCGTAAGAGAAAGAGATACAGATTTAATGATGGGTTTACTCCTTGCTCAGAGTTTTTTAGGACTCATTGGAAAAATTGTCTCTGATTTTTGTTATATACTCATTGACCCGAGGATTGATTTCGAATGA
- a CDS encoding ABC transporter permease subunit, with product MNFISNPANIRKWEKFKKNKRAYYSMLILFYTYVLSLFSPLLINNKPLFVLYEGSLSFPIFSFYPETKFGGNNLTEPNYKKLNLESRFSESSNLMVFPPIPFGVNEDNLESLEEGTNPPSKPTISHWMGTDDRGRDVFTRIIYGYRLAMTFSLILIVVEIFLASFIGGIQGYFVGRLDLFLQRIIEILSAIPFLYLILIMGSFFGRGFFVLIVTYGSLSWIGLSYYMRGEFLKLRKQQFVDAAKTLGASSLSIIMRHLLPNSITPLVTFLPFILISAISVLSALDFLGYGIPAPNPSWGELIGQGRERLTAWWLITFPSVALFLTILFSAFVGEGLRDAFDPKDKVVYE from the coding sequence ATGAATTTTATCTCAAACCCGGCAAACATACGTAAGTGGGAAAAGTTTAAAAAAAACAAACGAGCTTACTACTCGATGTTAATTCTTTTTTATACTTATGTTTTATCTTTGTTTTCACCACTTCTTATCAATAACAAACCACTTTTTGTATTGTACGAAGGAAGTTTATCTTTTCCCATTTTTAGTTTTTATCCAGAAACAAAATTCGGAGGAAATAACCTTACCGAACCCAATTATAAAAAACTAAATTTAGAATCTAGGTTTTCTGAATCTTCAAATCTTATGGTTTTTCCTCCGATTCCTTTTGGAGTGAATGAAGACAATTTGGAAAGTTTGGAAGAAGGAACAAACCCACCTTCCAAACCAACCATCAGTCATTGGATGGGAACAGATGATCGTGGTCGGGATGTATTCACTCGTATTATTTATGGATATAGGCTTGCGATGACCTTTAGTTTGATCTTGATTGTTGTAGAGATTTTCCTTGCTTCTTTTATCGGAGGGATCCAAGGATATTTTGTCGGGCGACTCGATTTGTTTTTACAACGAATCATAGAAATCCTTTCTGCGATTCCCTTCCTCTATCTCATTTTAATCATGGGTTCTTTTTTTGGACGCGGATTTTTTGTATTAATTGTTACTTATGGATCACTCAGTTGGATTGGACTTAGTTATTATATGCGTGGGGAATTTTTAAAACTCCGCAAACAACAGTTTGTCGATGCAGCAAAAACACTAGGTGCCTCTTCACTATCCATCATCATGCGCCATTTATTACCCAATTCAATTACACCGCTTGTGACTTTTTTACCGTTTATATTAATCTCTGCGATTTCTGTTTTGTCGGCACTTGACTTTTTGGGTTATGGAATTCCTGCTCCCAATCCTTCTTGGGGAGAACTCATTGGACAAGGAAGAGAAAGACTCACGGCATGGTGGCTCATTACTTTTCCATCCGTCGCGTTGTTTCTTACCATTTTGTTTTCGGCTTTTGTGGGAGAAGGATTACGTGATGCATTTGATCCTAAGGATAAGGTGGTTTACGAATGA
- a CDS encoding ABC transporter ATP-binding protein produces the protein MTSNSKAIEVQDLSIQIKTDDGILSIVDKVSFYLSKGETLALVGESGCGKSITSLALTQILPSNTTLYPTGSILFEGDDLLKTSSDHLRSVRGRKISYVFQEPFSALNPLHKIGVQLTEGFLLHGLGSKEEAEKKAIYLLERVGITDAKLRLNQYPNQFSGGMLQRVCIAMALMCDPKILIADEPTSAIDVTIQLQLIELLKELRKENGMSVLFISHDIGLVSNIADRIVVMYAGKMIEQGTVNEVIDTPKHPYTKALIAAYPNHENIGKKLVTIEGIVPSPKSYPTGCRFHTRCSEKLEVCHRSLPIGIPISGNQSVECFLYGGKESA, from the coding sequence ATGACAAGTAACTCAAAAGCCATCGAAGTTCAGGATCTATCCATCCAAATCAAAACCGATGATGGAATTTTATCTATTGTCGATAAGGTAAGTTTTTATTTATCGAAAGGGGAGACATTGGCTCTCGTCGGTGAATCAGGTTGTGGAAAATCGATTACCAGTTTGGCATTAACACAAATTTTACCTTCGAACACTACTTTGTATCCAACCGGATCCATTTTGTTTGAAGGTGACGATTTACTAAAAACTTCCTCAGACCATTTAAGATCTGTTCGTGGGCGAAAAATTTCTTATGTATTCCAGGAACCATTTTCTGCTCTTAACCCACTCCATAAAATTGGCGTCCAACTTACGGAAGGTTTTTTGTTACATGGTCTTGGTTCCAAAGAAGAAGCAGAAAAAAAGGCAATTTATCTCCTAGAAAGAGTGGGGATTACTGACGCCAAACTCAGATTAAACCAGTACCCCAATCAATTTTCCGGTGGTATGTTACAAAGAGTTTGTATTGCTATGGCTCTTATGTGTGATCCCAAAATTTTAATCGCAGATGAACCAACAAGTGCCATCGATGTCACCATCCAATTACAATTAATCGAACTTCTAAAAGAACTACGTAAAGAAAATGGAATGTCGGTGCTTTTTATTTCGCATGATATTGGACTTGTGAGCAATATTGCCGATCGAATTGTCGTCATGTACGCAGGGAAAATGATCGAACAAGGAACTGTAAACGAGGTGATTGATACTCCCAAACATCCATATACTAAGGCTCTCATTGCTGCGTATCCAAATCATGAAAATATTGGTAAAAAATTAGTCACAATAGAAGGAATTGTTCCTTCACCAAAATCCTATCCTACAGGTTGTCGTTTCCACACTCGTTGCAGCGAAAAACTAGAAGTTTGTCATCGATCTCTTCCCATTGGAATTCCTATTTCTGGAAACCAATCCGTAGAATGTTTTTTATATGGAGGAAAAGAAAGTGCTTAA
- a CDS encoding ABC transporter ATP-binding protein — protein MLNVKDLVVSYKQNQSLSFSSKRLVAVDGVSFSIPQGKILGLVGESGCGKSTIGRAILSLLPFDSGSIQFESKEIKNIPKEEEKALKRKIQVVFQDPYSSLNPRFTIEEIVTEGLQIHFPNLSAAEKKEKAIKALSEVNLPSDILHRYPHEFSGGQRQRIAIARALILEPSLVVCDEAVSALDISTQAQVINNILLLREKYGLSYLFISHDLNIVKHVSDRIAVMYLGQIVEECSRDEISKTPLHPYTKALFSASFDLKDRTKNSQPLTGEIPSLMNKPTGCRFHTRCPIAKDICKTKEPVESYPTPTRKVKCHFPLN, from the coding sequence GTGCTTAATGTAAAAGACTTAGTTGTTTCTTATAAACAAAACCAATCTCTTTCTTTTTCTTCGAAACGACTTGTGGCTGTTGACGGAGTTAGTTTTTCCATTCCGCAAGGAAAAATTTTAGGTCTTGTCGGTGAGTCTGGTTGTGGGAAATCTACAATTGGTCGTGCGATTCTTTCTTTATTACCTTTTGATTCTGGTTCCATCCAATTTGAATCTAAGGAAATCAAAAACATTCCTAAAGAAGAAGAAAAGGCTCTCAAAAGAAAGATCCAAGTTGTATTCCAAGATCCATATTCTTCGTTAAACCCGCGTTTTACGATTGAAGAAATTGTCACAGAAGGTTTACAGATTCATTTTCCCAATCTAAGTGCCGCTGAAAAAAAAGAAAAAGCGATCAAAGCACTTTCGGAAGTCAATTTACCTTCTGATATTTTACATCGGTATCCGCATGAATTCAGTGGTGGACAAAGGCAAAGGATTGCCATTGCCCGGGCATTAATTCTAGAACCTAGTCTTGTTGTTTGCGATGAAGCCGTTTCTGCTTTGGACATTTCCACGCAAGCACAAGTCATCAATAATATTTTGTTGTTACGTGAGAAGTACGGACTATCTTATTTGTTTATATCACATGACTTGAATATAGTAAAACACGTGTCGGATCGAATTGCTGTCATGTATTTAGGACAAATTGTCGAAGAATGTAGCCGTGATGAGATTAGCAAAACACCATTACATCCTTATACAAAAGCATTATTCTCTGCCAGCTTTGATTTAAAGGATAGAACCAAAAATTCCCAACCATTAACGGGGGAAATTCCTAGTTTGATGAACAAACCCACTGGTTGCCGGTTCCATACAAGATGTCCCATTGCAAAAGATATTTGTAAAACGAAAGAACCTGTGGAATCATATCCTACACCAACAAGAAAGGTGAAATGTCACTTCCCTTTAAATTAG
- a CDS encoding AsmA family protein, producing the protein MKLSIRDRIKGVIGKILLTGIFVLSMTMFFILYPLLADPDYYKKLILDTTNQLTGLQVNYQISEPVFFPFPGIELTEVTVSKNDDELIHVHKLRIEVYYGVFVGQTLEIRKIYLNTGTVEILREKDESFPLFAKILAGSDTNLKEKPKLIEEPVDNEAKTYFSKTFANFVNQIEIKNVTILFEDKLYSRKIKLYLWETSFQLDQDLRNLDIYIYGKLNEETISFSTNIYFVTDEMSYESSRLEGEFTFQNIKGIDLHDILIIFTYGDLRSAKASGSIPFYKRDDAKIYAIADRVHIRDLALKDGKPFADGYASTIMNYDIRESKISFADIIVDWKGKSKLYGSGFVNFLKPPLSPTISFEGTSDYLDVPSLIKVTKIWVDPDLEKSILTRNIPSTGYVNRMNVYLNFNFRNLKIDKFNADSLKLNVHYAKRKLNITKYELKAYEGTAIGTGHYIWGNQPNLEVKGNIKNLSVAPVLADLFNIAPITGKLDSEFLLSSPADTEDGLINNLQMTGNINAKNGELLSYTNILKPISSIGSVINLKKIDFSRATPYNELKFDFQYMKENIEVRNFALKADGIVGSGSGKIGFNKNIDMKFTIAMPGMAGKALKLPIIYRGTYGVSAPFIDPIWLGSVYVGTIFLASPAGAAVGGIAGSAMSDYVNKAVDNVTGGVQKGWKGIKSLFGGTEEEEPEK; encoded by the coding sequence ATGAAACTGAGCATTCGAGACAGAATCAAGGGAGTTATCGGTAAAATCCTGCTGACAGGGATTTTTGTTTTATCGATGACCATGTTTTTTATTTTATACCCGCTATTAGCAGATCCAGACTATTATAAAAAATTAATCCTCGATACTACAAACCAACTAACAGGCCTACAGGTGAATTATCAAATTTCTGAACCTGTATTTTTCCCATTTCCAGGAATTGAACTCACTGAAGTAACTGTATCAAAAAATGACGATGAGTTGATTCATGTACATAAACTTAGAATCGAAGTTTATTATGGAGTTTTTGTAGGCCAAACACTAGAAATTCGAAAAATATATTTGAATACTGGTACGGTTGAGATTCTGAGAGAAAAGGACGAATCCTTTCCCTTGTTTGCAAAGATTCTTGCAGGATCAGATACAAATCTTAAAGAAAAGCCAAAACTAATAGAAGAACCAGTTGATAACGAAGCAAAAACCTATTTTTCTAAAACGTTTGCAAACTTCGTAAACCAAATCGAAATTAAAAATGTTACAATCCTATTCGAAGATAAATTATATTCACGAAAGATCAAATTGTATCTTTGGGAAACATCATTTCAACTGGATCAAGATTTACGAAACTTAGATATTTACATCTATGGAAAGTTAAACGAAGAAACTATTTCATTTAGCACAAATATTTATTTTGTTACCGATGAAATGTCTTATGAATCTTCCAGGTTGGAAGGGGAATTTACATTCCAAAATATCAAAGGTATCGATCTGCACGATATACTCATTATTTTTACTTATGGGGATTTACGATCCGCCAAAGCAAGTGGCTCCATTCCTTTTTACAAACGGGATGACGCAAAAATCTATGCCATTGCTGATCGAGTACACATTCGTGATTTGGCTCTGAAAGATGGTAAACCATTTGCTGATGGTTATGCATCTACAATCATGAACTATGACATTCGGGAATCCAAAATATCTTTTGCGGATATTATTGTCGATTGGAAAGGAAAATCTAAACTTTATGGATCTGGGTTTGTTAACTTTTTAAAACCACCTTTATCACCAACAATATCTTTTGAAGGAACCTCTGATTATTTAGATGTTCCTAGTCTTATCAAAGTCACTAAAATTTGGGTAGATCCTGATTTAGAAAAATCAATCCTAACTAGAAATATACCAAGCACTGGTTATGTGAACCGAATGAACGTGTATTTAAATTTTAATTTTAGGAATTTGAAAATTGATAAATTTAATGCAGATTCACTAAAGTTAAATGTTCATTATGCAAAAAGAAAATTAAATATTACAAAATATGAATTAAAGGCATATGAGGGAACTGCCATAGGGACAGGTCATTACATTTGGGGTAACCAACCTAATCTAGAAGTCAAAGGGAACATCAAAAATTTAAGTGTGGCACCCGTGCTTGCCGATTTATTTAATATTGCACCTATCACTGGAAAGTTAGATTCTGAATTTCTTTTATCATCACCCGCTGATACAGAAGATGGACTCATTAATAACTTACAAATGACTGGGAATATTAATGCAAAGAATGGAGAATTATTAAGTTATACAAATATTTTAAAACCAATCAGCTCCATTGGAAGTGTCATCAACTTAAAAAAAATAGATTTTAGTCGAGCGACACCGTATAACGAACTCAAGTTTGATTTTCAATATATGAAAGAAAATATCGAGGTAAGAAATTTTGCCTTAAAGGCCGATGGAATTGTTGGTTCTGGCAGTGGTAAAATAGGATTTAATAAAAATATAGATATGAAGTTTACCATTGCTATGCCAGGAATGGCCGGCAAAGCTTTAAAACTTCCGATCATTTATCGCGGAACTTACGGTGTTTCTGCTCCCTTCATAGATCCTATTTGGTTAGGTTCTGTTTACGTAGGGACAATATTTTTGGCAAGTCCTGCAGGTGCCGCTGTGGGTGGGATCGCCGGTTCAGCCATGTCGGATTATGTAAATAAGGCCGTAGATAATGTGACTGGGGGTGTTCAAAAAGGTTGGAAGGGAATTAAATCGTTGTTTGGTGGGACGGAAGAGGAAGAACCGGAAAAGTAG